A DNA window from Aureibaculum sp. 2308TA14-22 contains the following coding sequences:
- a CDS encoding Sec-independent protein translocase subunit TatA/TatB, protein MNFLFISGGEILVVLVIVLMLFGADKIPGIAKGLGKGMRQLKDATNDIKREITETAEKQGIDTDLAKELKNDVKSIKDNVKSNIDDVTGPIKRNL, encoded by the coding sequence ATGAACTTTTTATTTATTAGTGGTGGCGAAATTCTTGTAGTACTTGTTATTGTACTGATGCTTTTTGGAGCGGATAAAATTCCGGGTATTGCCAAGGGGCTGGGTAAAGGTATGCGTCAATTAAAAGATGCCACAAACGATATTAAAAGAGAGATTACCGAAACTGCTGAAAAACAAGGTATAGATACTGATTTGGCCAAAGAGCTAAAAAATGATGTAAAGTCCATAAAGGATAATGTCAAGAGTAATATTGACGATGTTACAGGTCCAATAAAACGTAATTTGTAA
- a CDS encoding sigma-70 family RNA polymerase sigma factor, protein MSTSTKHSLEPNNWVKEYSDYLYNYTITRIDNHEQAKDIVQETFFSALKAAKNYRGQASERTWLIAILKRKIIDYYRKINSRKGKAEIRVNFYEDGDKKGSWLEERVPQLWDNGAEKEIENAELKNVLDGCIDHLPEKYRLVFNLKNVEHYETEEICNELGITPSNLWVIIHRARHQLRKCLEDNWFAK, encoded by the coding sequence ATGTCAACTTCAACCAAACATAGTTTAGAACCAAATAACTGGGTAAAAGAATATTCAGATTATTTGTACAACTATACCATTACACGAATTGATAATCATGAGCAGGCTAAAGACATTGTTCAAGAAACTTTTTTCTCAGCATTAAAAGCAGCTAAAAATTATAGAGGTCAGGCCTCTGAACGCACTTGGTTAATAGCTATCCTTAAACGTAAAATAATAGATTATTACAGGAAAATAAACTCTCGTAAAGGGAAAGCTGAAATAAGAGTAAACTTTTACGAAGATGGTGATAAAAAAGGAAGTTGGTTAGAAGAACGTGTGCCACAATTATGGGATAATGGGGCTGAAAAAGAAATTGAAAATGCCGAACTTAAAAATGTACTGGATGGTTGTATAGATCATTTGCCCGAAAAATATAGATTGGTATTTAACTTGAAAAACGTTGAGCATTACGAAACGGAAGAAATATGTAATGAACTAGGTATCACGCCGTCTAACCTGTGGGTTATCATCCATAGGGCCAGACATCAGCTAAGAAAGTGTTTAGAAGATAATTGGTTTGCAAAATAG
- a CDS encoding RimK family alpha-L-glutamate ligase, whose product MNIFILSVGETIYSTQRLVQEAENLGHTVRVINHTQCSVKLGKGKPQIIFEGENIIDVPNVIIPRIGASVSRHGAAIVKEFEMNGVFSTARSLGILRAQNKVRTLQIMNRKNIPIPQTVFSINPKNIDEQIELLGGPPVIIKLQEGTQGMGVILAESKKSAKSIMDTFYNMKTSFLLQEFIEESNGEDIRTIVVGNKVVASMKRKGEVGEFRSNIHRGGTGEIAQLTNVERKMALRATKYLSLPVAGVDIIRSKKGSLLLEVNASPGLQGIEAYTQINVAYHIIKYLENNVRQKFQKRTHRNKR is encoded by the coding sequence ATGAACATATTTATACTTTCCGTTGGCGAAACTATCTACTCTACGCAAAGATTGGTGCAGGAAGCTGAAAATTTAGGACATACGGTTCGAGTTATTAATCATACACAATGTTCGGTTAAACTAGGCAAGGGCAAACCTCAGATTATTTTTGAAGGTGAAAATATTATTGATGTACCTAATGTAATTATTCCCAGAATAGGTGCATCTGTAAGTAGGCATGGTGCCGCTATTGTTAAAGAATTTGAAATGAATGGTGTGTTCAGCACTGCACGTTCTTTAGGCATTTTAAGGGCTCAAAATAAAGTGCGTACCTTACAGATAATGAACAGGAAAAATATTCCTATTCCGCAAACGGTTTTTTCCATAAATCCTAAAAATATTGATGAACAAATTGAATTATTAGGTGGTCCGCCCGTAATTATTAAATTACAAGAAGGCACTCAAGGTATGGGTGTTATTTTAGCAGAATCCAAAAAATCGGCAAAGTCCATTATGGATACTTTTTACAACATGAAGACCAGTTTTTTATTACAAGAATTTATTGAAGAATCTAATGGAGAAGATATTAGAACAATTGTAGTGGGCAATAAAGTTGTAGCTTCTATGAAACGAAAAGGTGAAGTGGGCGAGTTTAGATCAAACATCCATAGGGGTGGTACTGGTGAGATAGCTCAATTGACAAATGTAGAAAGAAAAATGGCTTTACGAGCCACCAAATATTTAAGTTTGCCTGTGGCCGGAGTAGATATAATCAGATCTAAAAAAGGCTCGTTGTTATTAGAAGTAAATGCCTCGCCTGGTTTACAAGGAATTGAAGCCTATACACAAATAAACGTAGCTTATCATATCATAAAATATTTAGAAAATAATGTTCGACAAAAATTTCAAAAACGAACCCATAGAAATAAAAGGTGA
- a CDS encoding GNAT family N-acetyltransferase, whose translation MNFRIATKNDVPCIIKMIANDKLGKLRENYQDPLPDSYYNAFENIDADPNQELMVIENDTSEVIGTLQLSFIQYLTYKGGTRAQIEAVRIREDFRGKGIGKLMFEWAINRAKERNAHVLQLTTDKKRPDALAFYKSLGFVNSHEGMKLHLN comes from the coding sequence ATGAATTTCAGAATAGCGACAAAAAATGACGTTCCTTGTATTATAAAAATGATTGCGAACGATAAGTTAGGTAAATTAAGAGAGAATTACCAAGATCCTTTACCCGATAGCTACTATAATGCTTTTGAAAATATTGATGCTGACCCAAATCAGGAATTAATGGTTATTGAAAATGATACTTCTGAAGTTATTGGTACATTGCAATTAAGTTTTATTCAGTATTTAACCTATAAAGGTGGCACAAGGGCTCAGATTGAGGCTGTACGCATTAGAGAAGATTTTAGAGGAAAAGGTATTGGAAAACTGATGTTTGAATGGGCCATTAATAGAGCCAAAGAACGTAACGCTCATGTTTTGCAGCTTACCACTGATAAAAAACGACCTGATGCACTTGCTTTTTATAAAAGTTTAGGGTTTGTAAATAGTCATGAAGGGATGAAGTTGCATTTAAATTGA
- a CDS encoding succinylglutamate desuccinylase/aspartoacylase family protein: MFDKNFKNEPIEIKGEKVDLGEHKLIKFEIDRLATGTKIEIPTYVFNGKKPGPTVLIQAGLHGDELNGVEIIRKMLTKNYFNVERGCAIVVPLLNVFGFLHFSRDVNDKDVNRSFPGSKTGSLASRIAYFHLREITKNVDFGIDIHTGGKQRNNYPQIRYTPSSEEGKRLASIFNAPYQFGSNLIAKSFRKAAHNHNIPIIVYEGGESLRFDKFAIRKGKEGILNILEHFEMIPKTKSKKNEPTIEISSRKWIRAKIAGMLNLRIKNGEHVTNGQTLGYITDTYGESIISIKAPYSGYIIAVNNFPVVNRGDAIFHIGKK, translated from the coding sequence ATGTTCGACAAAAATTTCAAAAACGAACCCATAGAAATAAAAGGTGAAAAGGTCGATTTAGGAGAGCACAAACTCATTAAATTCGAAATTGACAGATTGGCCACTGGAACAAAAATTGAGATTCCAACTTATGTCTTTAACGGAAAAAAGCCTGGGCCAACGGTTTTAATTCAGGCGGGGCTGCACGGTGATGAGTTAAATGGAGTTGAAATAATACGTAAAATGCTCACCAAAAATTATTTTAATGTGGAAAGAGGATGTGCTATTGTAGTTCCATTATTAAATGTTTTTGGATTTTTACATTTTTCTAGAGATGTTAATGATAAAGATGTAAACCGAAGTTTCCCAGGGTCAAAAACAGGGTCGTTGGCAAGTAGAATTGCGTACTTTCACCTTAGAGAAATAACCAAAAATGTTGATTTTGGTATTGATATTCACACTGGTGGTAAACAACGCAATAATTACCCTCAAATTAGATATACTCCTAGTTCTGAAGAGGGTAAACGGTTGGCATCTATTTTTAATGCACCTTATCAATTTGGGTCAAATCTGATAGCTAAATCGTTTAGAAAAGCTGCTCATAATCATAATATTCCAATAATTGTATATGAAGGTGGTGAGTCTTTACGGTTCGACAAGTTTGCCATACGAAAAGGTAAAGAAGGCATCCTAAACATTTTAGAACATTTTGAGATGATTCCGAAAACTAAGAGTAAAAAGAATGAACCAACTATAGAAATATCAAGTCGAAAATGGATAAGAGCCAAAATTGCTGGCATGTTAAATTTACGGATTAAAAATGGTGAACATGTTACTAACGGGCAAACATTGGGTTATATAACAGATACCTATGGGGAGTCGATTATAAGCATAAAAGCACCTTACAGCGGATATATTATTGCTGTTAATAATTTTCCTGTAGTTAATAGAGGAGATGCGATTTTTCATATTGGAAAAAAATAA
- a CDS encoding phosphatase PAP2 family protein has product MDFLDQIIEYDKELFIFLNSFGSEPWDNFWVFVTNQFSWIPLFLLLFYFIFKAYGWKKGLVLVLVAAALVTFSDQFVNFIKDTFERLRPNNDPTINKIIRILKRSKDFSFVSGHSTTSFAVTTYMILTLKKYYKYTFLLLIWPILFAYSRIYVGVHFPIDIFMGMLVGIVIGFLFYKLSLFFLKKVK; this is encoded by the coding sequence TTGGATTTTTTAGATCAAATTATTGAATACGATAAAGAATTATTTATTTTTTTAAATAGTTTTGGATCAGAACCTTGGGATAATTTTTGGGTGTTCGTCACCAATCAATTCAGTTGGATCCCTTTATTTTTATTGCTTTTTTACTTTATTTTTAAAGCCTATGGCTGGAAGAAAGGATTGGTTTTGGTTTTAGTGGCCGCGGCATTAGTTACTTTTTCAGATCAGTTTGTTAATTTTATAAAAGATACTTTTGAACGCTTACGCCCCAATAACGATCCAACGATAAATAAAATTATAAGGATTTTAAAACGCTCAAAAGACTTTAGCTTTGTCTCGGGTCACTCCACCACATCTTTTGCAGTAACAACTTATATGATATTAACCTTAAAAAAGTATTACAAATACACTTTTTTACTATTAATTTGGCCTATATTATTTGCATACAGTAGAATATATGTTGGAGTACATTTCCCGATTGATATTTTTATGGGTATGTTGGTGGGTATTGTAATTGGCTTCCTTTTTTACAAACTGAGTTTGTTTTTTTTAAAGAAAGTAAAATAA
- a CDS encoding O-methyltransferase, whose translation MDFLPQKIEDYVNAHTEDEPELLQQLNRETWQKVLVPRMLSGHFQGRVLAMLSKLLRPKSILEIGTYTGYSALCLAEGLTQNGTLHTIDHNEELLSLQKKYFDKSDYKDQIKQYTGNALEVIPTIASTFDLTFIDADKSNYSNYFNLIIDKMNKGGVILSDNVLWSGKVTEKPDPKDEDTKALIAYNKLLKQDKRVETVLLPIRDGLTITRVK comes from the coding sequence ATGGATTTCCTACCTCAAAAAATTGAAGATTACGTAAACGCCCATACCGAAGATGAACCTGAATTATTACAACAACTTAATCGGGAAACTTGGCAAAAAGTATTGGTCCCGAGAATGTTAAGCGGCCATTTTCAAGGACGAGTTTTAGCTATGTTATCAAAATTATTACGACCTAAATCAATTTTAGAGATTGGCACATATACGGGTTATTCTGCATTATGTCTGGCTGAAGGATTAACACAAAATGGGACACTGCATACTATTGACCATAATGAAGAGTTATTGTCTTTACAAAAAAAGTACTTCGATAAATCTGATTATAAGGACCAAATTAAGCAATACACAGGTAATGCTTTGGAAGTAATTCCTACTATAGCTTCAACTTTCGATTTAACTTTTATTGATGCCGATAAAAGCAATTACAGCAACTATTTTAATCTGATTATTGATAAAATGAACAAAGGCGGTGTCATCTTATCGGATAATGTACTATGGAGCGGAAAAGTAACCGAAAAACCAGACCCAAAAGATGAAGATACAAAAGCTCTTATTGCCTATAATAAATTGCTTAAACAAGACAAACGGGTTGAAACAGTATTGCTACCTATTAGAGATGGCCTAACCATTACAAGAGTAAAATAG